A genomic region of Pyrus communis chromosome 14, drPyrComm1.1, whole genome shotgun sequence contains the following coding sequences:
- the LOC137714229 gene encoding monothiol glutaredoxin-S6-like produces the protein MDTVARLVDEKPLVIFSKSSCCMSHSTKSFLRGFGANPTIYELDQMPNGQQIERALLQLGCRPSVPAVFIGQQFVGGNNTVMGLHVQNKLVPLLMRAKAIWIWNEK, from the coding sequence ATGGACACAGTAGCGAGATTGGTGGATGAGAAGCCATTGGTGATCTTCAGCAAGAGTTCTTGTTGCATGAGTCACTCTACGAAGTCATTCCTACGTGGTTTTGGAGCAAACCCTACAATTTACGAGCTGGATCAAATGCCGAACGGGCAGCAGATCGAAAGAGCACTGCTGCAGCTCGGTTGTCGGCCAAGTGTACCTGCTGTGTTCATAGGGCAGCAGTTCGTCGGCGGTAATAATACAGTCATGGGTCTCCATGTACAGAATAAGCTTGTCCCTCTCCTCATGAGAGCCAAAGCTATTTGGATTTGGAACGAAaagtag